The DNA region CCCCGGAGACGGCGGACCTGCTGGCGGGGGCCGTGCGCGCGGCCCTGGCCGCCCCGGTGCGCGCCGGGCGCCAGGCCGTGCCCCTCACCTTCGCGCTCGGCGTGGCCCCGGTGTCCCTGGGCACGGACGGCGCGGCCCTCGCGAACGCCGAGATCGCCCTCGCCCACGCGAGGAGCCGGGGCCGCGCGGGGACGAGCACCTTCACCCCCGGGATGCGCGAGGAGGTGGCGGCCACCTTCCGGCTGGAGGAGGCGCTGCGGGAGGCGCTGGCCGGGGAGGAAAAGGGCCTCACCCTGCACTACCAGCCCACGCTCCACCTCGCCAGCGGGCGGGTGACGGCGGCCGAGGCGCTGCTGCGCTGGGCCCACCCCGCCCTGGGCGAGTTGCCCCCCAGCCAGGTTCTGCCGCTCGCCGCCCGGGCCGGGCTGATGGCCCCGCTCGCCGAGTGGGTGCTGGGCCGGGCCGCCCTCCAGGGGCAGGCGTGGCGGGAGACCCACCCGGGGCTGCGCCTGAGCGTGAACCTGAGCCTGCGGGGCCGCTGGTGCCCCGGCCCTCTGGAGGGCCTGTGGCCGCTCCTCGCGGGGCACCCCGCGCCCGACGTGGAGGTCAGCGCCGCGTGCCTCCTCGACCCCGGCGAGGGCACGCTGGACCTGCTCGACACCCTGCGCGAGCACGGCGCGCGGCTGTGGGTGGACGACTTCGGGGAGGGGACGACCAGCCTGAGCACCCTGGGCCGCTTCCCCCTGACCGGTATCAAGCTGCACCCGAACCTCACCGCCCGGCTGCCGGGGGACCCGCGCGGCGTCACCCTGGTCGAGGCGACCCTCGACCTCGCCCGGCGCCTGGGCTGGCAGGTCACGGCGGTGGGGGTGGAGACGGCCGCCGCGCTGGAACTGCTGCGCGACCTCGGCTGCGACGCGGTGCAGGGGCACGCAGTCTGCCCTCCCCTCGACCCGGAGGACCTCGGGGCCTGGCTGCGGGAGCGCTAGACCCGACCTCGCCCGCTAGACCCTGCCCGCTAGACTGGGCCCATGTTGCTCTACGGGCGGAATCCGGTGCTGGAGGCCCTGCGGGAGGGGCGGGTGACGGAGGTGCTCGTGGCGCGCGGGGTCGAGGAGGCGTTCGTGCGCGACCTGAAGACCTTCGACGTGCGGGTGCGCTTCGCCCCGCGCATCGAACTCGACCAGATCGCGGGCACCACGCAACATCAGGGCGTGATCGCCGAGGTCGAGGACCTCTCCTGGGCCACGGTGGACGACATCCTCGACCGGGCCGAGTCGCGCGGCGAGGACCTCCTGGTCGTCCTCCTCGACGGCGTCACCGACCCGCGCAACTTCGGGGCGATCATCCGCTCGGCGGAGGTGCTCGGCGCGCACGGGGTCGTCGTGGAGGAGCGCCGCAGCGCGCCCCTGAGCCCGGTCGTCGCCAAGGCGGCGGCGGGGGCCACGAGCTACCTCCCCGTCGCCCAGACGAAGAACCTCCCGCGCCTGATCGACGGGCTCAAGGGAGGTGGCGTGTGGGTCTACGGCGCGGCGGGCGAGGCGGCCCAGGACCTCGCGCGCACCGACCTGCGCGGCAAGGTCGCCCTGGTGATCGGGGCGGAGGGCGAGGGGTTGCGCCGTCTCGTGCGCGAGAAGTGCGACGCCCTGGTCCGCATCCCCACCCGGGGCCGGGTGCAGAGCCTCAACGCCTCCGTCGCGGCGGGCATCCTGCTGTACGAGGCGGCGCGGGCGAGGGGAGAGTCGTGACCCACCGCATCGAGACCATCTCCAGCCCGGCGATGACCCTGGAGGTTCTGCCCGACCTCGGTGCGAGCGTGCTGGGGCTGCGGGCTGCCTCGGGCCGCCCGGTGCTGCGCGAGGTGGACCCGGGAAGCGTGGAGACGAGCAGCCAGTGCGCGAGCTTCACCCTTCTGCCGTACTCCAACCGCATCCGCGACGCGCGCTTCACCTTCGGGGGCGGGGAGGTTCAACTCCGCGTCACGACCAAGGACGGGCTCACCCAGCACGGTGACGTGCGGAACCGGCCCTGGCAGGTCACCCGCGTCTCGGACAGCCACCTCGGATGTGACTTCGACAGCCGGGCCTTCCCCGACGTGAACTGGCCGTGGGCCTTCACCGCCCGGGTGGACTACTTCCTCCACGGCCCGCACCTCGACGTGAGCGTGACGCTGACGAACGCCGATACCTCCGAGATGCCCGCCGGGCTGGGCCTGCATCCCTACTTCGCCCGGCGGCAAGGCGGGGAGGACCCCCGGCTCACCGTGGACGCGGCGCTGACCTACGACACCGACGAGCGCAGCCTCCCCACGGGCCCCGCGCGCCCTGTGCGGCCCGAGGAGGACTACCGGACGGGCAGCGCGGTCGGCGAGCGGAAGGTGGACCGGGTCTATACCGCGTGGGACGGGGTCGCGCGGCTCGACTGGCAGGACCGCTCGCTGACCCTCACCGCCGACGCCGTGTTCTCGCACCTCGTCGTGTTCACCGCGCCGGACGGCAGCCTGGCCCTGGAGCCCGTCTCCCACGTGACCGACGCCTTCAACCTCGCCGCGCGGGGGGTGCCCGGTGTGGACATGCGGACCCTCGCGCCCGGGCAGAGCCTGGCGGGGGCGGCGAGGATCACGCTGGAGGGGAACTGGTAGTGCCCGTGGGGGAGGGCCTACGCGGTGGCGAGCAGGGCCCCGGCGTGGTCGCGCAGCTCGAAATCGCCCTGGGGCCGACCCGACAGCCAGCGCAGGGCAGCGAGGAGGTCGTCGCTCTCGTGGACGACCTCGGGGCCTCGCGTGCCCTGCCAGAGGACGCGGTAGGCGTGGGGCGTGGCGGGCGGCATCCACCGCTCGCCGCCGTCTTCCTTCACGAAAGCCCGTGACATGGGCCCAGCGTAGGGGCGCCGCGTGAGGCCCCGGCCCCCGGCAGGGCACCGACGAGCTTAGCCGACCTTCAGGCTCACTCGCGCAGGTCGGGCACGCTGCGCTTGGCGACCAGGGTGATGCTCGTCTGCCTCGCCTCGCCGTCGCGGACATACCCCAGGGTGATCGTGTCTCCGACCTGCGCGCGGCGGATGGCGGTGATCACCTCGTCGGCGTTGCGGGTGCGCGTGCCGTTCACGGTGGTGATGATGTCGCCCAGCGCGGCGAGGTTGCCCTCCCGGTTGAGCTCGGAGCCGCGCAACCCGGCGGCGGCGGCGGGACTGCCCCGGGCGACGCGTGACACGACCGCCCCGGCGGGAGTCACGAACCCGCTGTGGTTGAGGTCGAAAACCAGCCCCACGACGGGCACGTCGCGCTGCTCGCCCCTTCTGAGCGCCTCGATCAAGCGGTTGCCCTCGGTGACGGGCACGGCGTAGCTCGCGCGGGTCCGACCGGTCTCGTCCACCCGCACGTAACTCACGACCCCGATGGCCTGCCCGTTCCCGTCGATGATCGGGCCGCCGCTGTCGCCGGGCGCCAGGGGAGCCGTCATCTCCAGCGTGCCCTGCGGGAAGTCAGCCCGCCCCGCCTCGGCGGAGAGGCGCAGCAGTTGCCCCCGGCGCGGTTGCAGGAAGTCCCCGCCGCTGTTCCCGATGGCGAGCACCGTCTCCCCCACGCGCGGCGGCCGGGTGGCGAGGTTGAGCACCGGGAAGGGCCCGCGCCCCTGCACCGTCAAGAGGGCCACGTCCGCCTGCGCGTCGTAGGCGGTCAGCCGGGCGCGGTAGGTCCGGCCCGAGAGCGTCCGAATCTGAAAGAGGCGGCCGTTGGAGACGACGTGGTACGCCGTGAGCACCTGTCCGTCCTGCGAGATGAAAAAGCCCGTGCCCAGCCCCGCCTCGTTCGTGCCAGGGTCGAGCGCCTCGACCTGCACGGTCGCCGGGCGCGAACGCTCGAACAGCTCGCGGGTCTCCGGGGGCAGCGCGTTCGGCAGCGTCTGCGAGACGGCGGGCGGGGTGGGCGGCGCGGAGGACCCGAAGCCCGGCAGGCTCAAGCGTTCCGGCAGCAGGTAGGCCGCCAGCGCGAGCAGCAGCAGCACGGGAAGCCAGGGCAGGGGGCGCACCCGGACATGGTAGAGCGCCCCCGCCCGGGACAGGGTGCGGGAAGGCACGGAAGCCCGGTGGTGCGCGTTACCCTTCTCGCCATGCGTCACTGGCTCCTGAAGTCCGAGCCCGCCGTCTTCGGCTTCAACGACCTCGTGCGGGTGGGCCGCGAGCCCTGGAACGGCGTGCGCAACTACCAGGCACGCAACTTCCTGCGCGAGATGCGGGCGGGCGACCTCTGCCTCTTCTACCACTCGGGGGCGAGACCGACCGGCGTGGCGGGCGTCGCGCGGGTGGCCCGGGAGGCGTACCCGGACGACCTGCAATTCGGCCTGGGGGGTCCTTACTTCGATCCCAAATCCACCCCCGAAGCCCCGCGCTGGAGCATGGTGGACGTGGAACCCGTGCTCGCCTTCCCCGGGGTCGTGACCCTCGAAACGCTCCGCACGTTGCCCGAGTGGCAGGATTCACCGCTGACCCGCAAGGGCACGCGCCTGAGTGTCCTGCCCGTCACGCCCGAGCAGTTCTTGGCGGCGCTGGAGGCGGCAGGGCTGAGCCCGGAGGACTTGGAGTCGGATTGAGCGCCTGGCGTGTCCTCCCCGGTCACGCCCGGGTCACCCGCCCGGAAGCACACTGCGGCATGGACCTTCCGCTGGCCGCCCTCGTGATCGTCCTCTCCCTGCTGCTGCTGAGCCAGCAAGGCGGGCGCAGGCCCGAGCAGGCA from Deinococcus aetherius includes:
- the rlmB gene encoding 23S rRNA (guanosine(2251)-2'-O)-methyltransferase RlmB; its protein translation is MLLYGRNPVLEALREGRVTEVLVARGVEEAFVRDLKTFDVRVRFAPRIELDQIAGTTQHQGVIAEVEDLSWATVDDILDRAESRGEDLLVVLLDGVTDPRNFGAIIRSAEVLGAHGVVVEERRSAPLSPVVAKAAAGATSYLPVAQTKNLPRLIDGLKGGGVWVYGAAGEAAQDLARTDLRGKVALVIGAEGEGLRRLVREKCDALVRIPTRGRVQSLNASVAAGILLYEAARARGES
- a CDS encoding aldose 1-epimerase, with the translated sequence MTHRIETISSPAMTLEVLPDLGASVLGLRAASGRPVLREVDPGSVETSSQCASFTLLPYSNRIRDARFTFGGGEVQLRVTTKDGLTQHGDVRNRPWQVTRVSDSHLGCDFDSRAFPDVNWPWAFTARVDYFLHGPHLDVSVTLTNADTSEMPAGLGLHPYFARRQGGEDPRLTVDAALTYDTDERSLPTGPARPVRPEEDYRTGSAVGERKVDRVYTAWDGVARLDWQDRSLTLTADAVFSHLVVFTAPDGSLALEPVSHVTDAFNLAARGVPGVDMRTLAPGQSLAGAARITLEGNW
- a CDS encoding S1C family serine protease, which translates into the protein MRPLPWLPVLLLLALAAYLLPERLSLPGFGSSAPPTPPAVSQTLPNALPPETRELFERSRPATVQVEALDPGTNEAGLGTGFFISQDGQVLTAYHVVSNGRLFQIRTLSGRTYRARLTAYDAQADVALLTVQGRGPFPVLNLATRPPRVGETVLAIGNSGGDFLQPRRGQLLRLSAEAGRADFPQGTLEMTAPLAPGDSGGPIIDGNGQAIGVVSYVRVDETGRTRASYAVPVTEGNRLIEALRRGEQRDVPVVGLVFDLNHSGFVTPAGAVVSRVARGSPAAAAGLRGSELNREGNLAALGDIITTVNGTRTRNADEVITAIRRAQVGDTITLGYVRDGEARQTSITLVAKRSVPDLRE
- a CDS encoding EVE domain-containing protein, whose product is MRHWLLKSEPAVFGFNDLVRVGREPWNGVRNYQARNFLREMRAGDLCLFYHSGARPTGVAGVARVAREAYPDDLQFGLGGPYFDPKSTPEAPRWSMVDVEPVLAFPGVVTLETLRTLPEWQDSPLTRKGTRLSVLPVTPEQFLAALEAAGLSPEDLESD